The DNA window TGGCGGCCCACTGGCGCCTCCCCGGCGCGGGCGCCCCCTTCAGGCGCAGCAGCACGTACAGGCACGTGCCCGCCAGCAGGAAGCGGCTGCCGCCCAGCATCAGCGGCGGGAAGCCGCCCATGAGCGCGAAGCGCATCCCCAGGTACGTCGAGCCCCAGATGACGTACAGGGCGAACAGGCAGAAGTAGAGCCACTGCCGGCGGGGGGCCGGGGCGGCGGACGCCGGGGACAGCCCGGGGATGGCGATGGAGGGCAGGGAGGACAAGGCGCGGTGTTCTAACGCGTCCCCGGAAAGGGGGCCATGTGCGCCAGTGTCCTAAAGTCCCAGGCCGCCTCAGAGCGGGTAGACGTGCGTGCCCGAGAGCCGGCACATCTCGAAGATGACGTCCATGCGCTCGAAGAGGGCCTCGGGGCGCAGCAGCACCTGGGCCTCCAGCCGGCCCACGCTCAGTAGGTCCACCTCGCCCTCGTCCACCGTGTGGTACACCGCGTAGTTGGCGCGCAGCAGCACGCGCCCCGGGCTGCCCTGCTCCACCAGCACGTTGGTGTACAGGTGACGGCAGGCGTACGGCACCGTGGCCTGCACCCGGTACAGCGCCTTCACGCGCTCTTCCATGGCGGCCCGGGAGGTGCAGTGCAGGAGCGCCACGGGCACCCCTTGCAGGAAGTTCTCCCGGGGGATGAGCCGGTAGTGCCCGGCCTCGGTGAAGCAGCGGGGCCAGTGCGCCAGGGGCCCATCGTCCAGGCTGGTGGCATACCGGTACAGCAGCGAGGCGGCGGTCTGGTGTGCTTCCAGGGGGTCATCGTACATGGCCCGCCATCTGAGGCTGTTCTGCCGCCCCGCTTCAAGGGTGGCGGCCGGCTTTCCAGCAGGTGGGGAGCGCCCCCAGGAGCCGTCGCTTGACTGCCTGGTGGTGGGCTGGGATTGAACCGCTCCCGGGACCTTCTTACACTTCGGACCCTCGTCGTCCTTGCGGCCCTCCTGGCCGGCGAGTGGCACGGGCAGCCGGGACTGTGAGCGGGATGTCGGACGAGATTGGCGATCGCGAAAAGGA is part of the Stigmatella erecta genome and encodes:
- a CDS encoding aromatic-ring-hydroxylating dioxygenase subunit beta; the encoded protein is MYDDPLEAHQTAASLLYRYATSLDDGPLAHWPRCFTEAGHYRLIPRENFLQGVPVALLHCTSRAAMEERVKALYRVQATVPYACRHLYTNVLVEQGSPGRVLLRANYAVYHTVDEGEVDLLSVGRLEAQVLLRPEALFERMDVIFEMCRLSGTHVYPL